One stretch of Hevea brasiliensis isolate MT/VB/25A 57/8 chromosome 12, ASM3005281v1, whole genome shotgun sequence DNA includes these proteins:
- the LOC131171279 gene encoding NAC domain-containing protein 72-like produces the protein MSSLPPGCRFYPSDGQLLCHYLTSKNRTTNEANDGNRTVSGYDLIKELDLYSLEPFDLPENACYSYGYGGRKRHWYCYTKVRVLNESRGGKSRRAKGGYWRRSGRVRDVVDPSGKVVVGTRTRFVFYLGNSVKNAIRTDWVLHEFALIDHVKASYVLCRVFVKSQGGNSISENMLTSCAEESVSAVRHLGIQKDEFLTPDIVESKVHADRKNDLSRYALRLSTELDDQVATGPISVTSFQFPSASQSNIESNKPVRTPELSGGDIFVAETVQQLVSILKGDFIELDDIVDFIELNDFMD, from the exons ATGTCGTCGCTTCCGCCTGGTTGTCGATTTTACCCTTCCGACGGGCAGCTTCTCTGCCACTACCTCACCAGTAAGAACCGCACGACTAATGAAGCTAACGATGGCAATAGGACTGTGAGCGGCTACGACTTGATAAAGGAGCTCGACTTATACAGTCTCGAACCGTTTGATTTACCGGAAAATGCGTGCTATTCATACGGTTACGGGGGAAGGAAAAGACATTGGTATTGTTATACGAAGGTCAGGGTTTTGAACGAGAGCAGAGGAGGGAAGAGCAGGAGGGCGAAGGGAGGGTACTGGAGGAGGAGCGGTAGGGTTAGGGATGTCGTGGACCCCAGTGGGAAAGTTGTGGTGGGAACGAGGACTAGGTTCGTTTTTTATTTGGGAAATTCAGTAAAAAATGCAATCAGGACCGATTGGGTCTTGCATGAATTTGCTCTAATTGATCATGTTAAG gcttCTTATGTCCTTTGCCGAGTATTTGTCAAGTCTCAGGGTGGAAATAGCATTTCAGAGAATATGTTAACTTCCTGTGCTGAAGAAAGTGTTTCTGCTGTACGTCATTTGGGGATTCAAAAAGATGAATTTCTTACACCTGACATAGTTGAATCTAAAGTGCATGCTGATAGGAAGAATGATTTGTCAAGATATGCTTTGAGACTAAGTACTGAGTTGGATGATCAAGTCGCTACTGGACCTATTTCTGTTACCAGTTTTCAGTTTCCTTCAGCCAGCCAATCCAATATTGAATCTAATAAGCCA GTTAGGACTCCTGAACTTTCCGGTGGTGACATATTTGTGGCTGAAACTGTTCAACAATTAGTTTCCATTCTGAAAGGAGATTTCATAGAGCTGGATGATATTGTGGATTTCATAGAGCTGAATGATTTCATGGATTGA